A window from Aliamphritea hakodatensis encodes these proteins:
- a CDS encoding sirohydrochlorin chelatase translates to MRREIVSKKGIMVCGHGSRDKDAEREFGLVAAGLKKRFPDIPVEYGFLEFSAPNIHMGLNSLLEQGVEQVYAIPGMLFAATHAKNDIPSVLTTFEENNSQIEMHYGSELGLHPAMVEAFQARIYESMGLDPENPPENLYDTLLVVVGRGTSDTGANAEAAKLTRIVNENMGFGWADTVYSGVTYPSVGVGMEKLLKLGYKRVVVAPYFLFTGRLIKRIYGYVDQVAEQNQGVEFIKTPYLNDHEKVIDAFEIRVREILDGAQDLSNESLMESFKRRLAAGEVDVHHHHAEFNPNEGEHGHDHSHDHDHDHGHSHGHSHDHDHGHSHDHGHSHDHGHSHDHGHSHDHGHGHSHDHDHGHSHGIYKHIAHPLGPRTMIGEGVCCCFMSQFPQEVLDEEQDRIGLVKAEETFAHQK, encoded by the coding sequence ATGCGGAGAGAAATTGTGTCAAAAAAAGGCATTATGGTCTGTGGTCACGGTAGTCGTGATAAAGATGCAGAACGCGAATTTGGTTTAGTGGCCGCTGGCCTGAAGAAACGTTTCCCGGATATTCCGGTTGAATATGGTTTCCTTGAGTTCTCGGCGCCAAACATTCACATGGGGCTGAACTCCCTGCTGGAGCAGGGTGTTGAGCAGGTGTATGCCATTCCGGGTATGCTGTTTGCGGCGACCCATGCCAAAAATGATATTCCGTCGGTGCTGACGACGTTTGAAGAAAACAACAGCCAGATCGAAATGCATTACGGCAGCGAACTGGGCTTACACCCGGCAATGGTCGAAGCGTTCCAGGCGCGGATCTATGAATCCATGGGCCTTGATCCGGAAAATCCGCCAGAGAACCTGTATGACACCCTGCTGGTCGTGGTTGGCCGCGGTACGTCTGACACCGGTGCAAACGCCGAAGCGGCCAAGCTGACCCGTATCGTTAACGAAAATATGGGCTTTGGCTGGGCTGATACCGTGTATTCCGGCGTGACTTATCCGTCAGTCGGCGTGGGCATGGAGAAGCTGCTGAAGCTGGGTTACAAGCGTGTAGTTGTGGCCCCTTACTTCCTGTTCACCGGTCGTCTGATCAAGCGTATCTACGGCTATGTGGATCAGGTTGCTGAACAGAATCAGGGTGTTGAATTCATTAAGACGCCGTACCTGAACGACCATGAGAAAGTGATCGACGCCTTTGAAATCCGTGTCCGTGAAATTCTGGATGGCGCACAGGACCTGAGCAATGAAAGCCTGATGGAATCCTTCAAGCGTCGCCTGGCGGCCGGTGAAGTGGATGTTCACCATCACCATGCGGAGTTCAATCCGAATGAAGGTGAGCACGGTCACGATCATTCTCACGATCACGATCACGATCACGGACATTCTCATGGTCATTCCCACGATCACGATCACGGGCATTCCCATGATCATGGTCATTCCCACGATCATGGTCATTCGCACGATCACGGGCACTCTCATGATCATGGCCACGGCCATTCACACGATCATGATCACGGTCACAGCCATGGTATTTACAAGCACATTGCCCACCCGCTGGGGCCACGCACCATGATTGGTGAAGGCGTATGCTGCTGCTTCATGAGCCAGTTCCCGCAGGAAGTACTGGACGAAGAACAGGACCGTATCGGTCTTGTTAAGGCAGAAGAGACCTTCGCGCATCAGAAATAA